The region TTGAATGTGGTCAATGTGAAAATAAATGTCCTCAAAATTTACCTATTAGAAAACATTTAAAAGCTGCTCATGATGTACTAACTAACTAATATTTATCTTTCAAGGTACAGATATTTTGATATTGATTTAAATTATACAATAAAGGCTTCTATGTTACGATATAAAAACAGAAGCCTTTATTGTTATATTTTTCTCAATAATATTATACACCATATTTTAATAATTAACTATTGTTCAAGTATTTATTTTTAAAAATATTTATTTTCTATCTAAATCAATATGTTGAACTTCAAATATCCTTAAAGAACTTTTCACATCTTCTTCAAGAGCTAATTTTCCATATTTATCAACTTCATTCTTATCCTTTGACCCATGGTGTAAACTTGCAGGTCCTGCTACACATCCACCTACACAAGCCATACCTTCAATAAAGTTGCCATCAAGTCTATTTACTTTTGCCATCTTTAGTGCCTTGTCACAGTCTTTAATTCCATTACATACTACTGGTCTAAAGTCAACTTCTATTTCTTCATCTTCTACCACATGTTTTACTGCTTCAGTTACTCCACCACTACGAGCAAATATCCTTCCAAAATAGGACGCATTGTTAAGATAACCATCATTACAGTTTTCTAAATCTATCTCAGCTGCATCTAGCATAGCCGCCAACTCTTCAAAAGTCATAACATATTCTATATCACCAATTAAATCAGGCTCCATCATTTCACGCTTCTTAGCTACACAAGGTCCTATAAATATAACTTTAGCCTTAGGATCTATATGCTTTATAAATCTGCCCATAGCAATCATAGGTGATACAGTATTAGAAATCTTTCCTTCTAGTTCAGGATAATTTTTCTTTATATATGCAACAAAAGCTGGACAACAAGATGTAGTGACTAATCCTTTATCGTCAATTGTCTCTGCAAATTCCTTTGCCTCATGTAATCCTACCATATCTGCACCTAATGCAGCTTCTACTACATCATAAAATCCTAATTTTTTAATACCACATACAACTTGTTCAATATTTGCATAAGTAAACTGACTTGCTATAGCTGGAGCTACGACCGCATAAACATGAAGATCATCATTAGTTTTGGCTTCTTTTAGTAATTCTATTATATCAACTATATAAGATTTGTCCATAATAGCCCCAAAAGGACATTGAGTAATACAAGCACCACATTGAATACATTTTTCATCATCTATCATAGCTTTCTTTGTTTCATTGTTAAAAGTAATAGCACCTGCATTACATGCTCTTCTACAAGGTCTCATAATATCAGCAATAGCATTATAAGGACAAGCTTCCTTACATCTTCCACATTCAATACATTTACTTTGATCTATATATGCCCTTCCACCAATATGAGTAATAGCACCCCTTGGACATGCTTCTGAACATCTATGAGCTAAACATCCTCTACAAGCTTCTGTTACAAAAAATCTATCAACAGGACATTCATCACAGGCAACTTCTATTACTTCGATGATATTTTTTCTTTTTGTATTGCCACCCATTGCTAATTTAACTCTCTCTTTTGTTATTTCCCTTTCTTTATATATACAACATCTAATACGTGGTCCTGGGCCTGGATCAATAATAAATGGAATAGTATCTTTCTCTTCATCCAATGTACCATCCATTGCTAATTTTGCTACCTCTTTCAATACCTCGTACTTAATTAATTGAACATCGCTTTCAAACTTCCTTACTTTGTCCATGTCTTCCTCCTTGTTTATACATATCTTAAACTCACTTTTGTTCCTAACTTCTCCATTGTCCTAATGAGTTCATGTACTATTTTTAATTTAACACTTAAATCTATTGGAAAATCTGGATTTTGATGAGCAGGATTTACAGCTTTCCCAAACCATAAATTCAAATGTGTACACTCTTCGATTAGAATTTTTGCTAATTTTGAAGCACCATCTTCTTTATTTAAACTTTGAGCTAGATTGTCTCTGTTCGGGGAATCAATATATTTTTTTATCTTTTCTATTGCTTTGTTCAATGTAATGACCCCTTCTGTTACGAGATCAATTCCTTCTATTTCAGCAATCGGTGGTATTTCTGGATCAATAAATTCCATGTTAGGAATTACTCTTTTATTTAATTCTCTTGCTACAATCTTGGCTGCTGTTCCCCCACATACTACCTTTTTCCCTGAACCTTTCATAAACTTTATAATTGCTTCACTATCTTTAGATAAATCTTTAGGTGGTCCAGTAAATAAATCCACTATTTCAGGTTTTCTTATTTTTATTGATACAACAGTAGTATCATCTCCGGGTTTGTCCATATATAAATATTGACAAATGTCAACTAAGTTTCTTGAAATTTTCCTAGCACTCCTTTCATTTTGACTATTTCGATTTAAATATTCACCAACATTCTTCCACTGCCATCCAAGATTCAATGCTCCACCAACTCCTGCATGAACTACTCCATCACTTATTATAACCAAAAGGTCGTCTATTTCAAGTTGAATATAGGATTTCTTTACTGTAGTCCCGTTTATTACTATTTCTTCCTTTTCAAGAGGGATTATCTTGCCGTCTCTAAATAAGTATATTGGTGGATTTTCATACTCTGCTACATAAGCTTTACCATCATCAAATATCTCTACTATAGTGAAAGTAGAATATGCTAATTTCCTAGCTTTACATACAGGTAGTGCATTTATAATAGTATCAATCGTTTCATAAATACTTGCTCCTTCTTTTAACATAGTAATAGCAGTTTTTGATGTGAAAGTAGAAAGAATATTTGCATTAACTCCGCTACCAAGTCCATCTGCCATTACAACTATAGCCTTATCTCTTTGCCTGATTATTTCTACTTTGTCACCACATAATTCTTCTCCGTATTTAGTTATACTATTATAAGCTATATCTACAAAATAAGTCATTTTATATCACCATCTTCATAGTGAAAACATATACTTGTTTCTGCCATTCCTTCAATAAAACCAATATTACAACCTTCTAACTACATGGTTGTCAAAGAACTCCTCAGAATTACTTTCATTAACAGAATATATTTCTTCTTCGTCATCTATTTTTACTGATACTGCTTTTGTACACTCGCCTAAACAAAATGCAGCTTTTACAACTACTCTGTCATCCAGCCCCCTGTTTTTAATAATATCTTGGAAACTATTTATTACATTATAAGAACCTTTTATGTGGCAAGCACTTCCTATACATACATTTAAAGTAACCACGTAACCCCTCCTCCTTATAATATTCTCCATAAATAGTATACAATTATGTTATTTTTTTATCAAGCTTAAAGCTTGCTTTAAATTGTTAATAATTTTAAATATTTATTTAAATAAAAATTTAATCCACATTATCCACACTATCCACAATTTCTAGTGGATAACTTATGTAAACTACCTTTTTAGTATTTCATTGTAATTGAAGTAGTTTTATTTACATAATATTTTTTTATCCACAGTATCAAATATAATCCACAATAATTATCCACATTAAACTGTTTTTAATTGCTTTCATTAATATATTTCATAATACCTACATATATGGCCCAAGCTATTTTTTCTTGGTATCTTTCATCAGATAACAATTTTTCTTCTCTAGAATTTGATAAAAAGCCACATTCTACAAGAATTGATGGAACATCTACTTCTTTTAACAAATATACATCTTCTCTTTCTTGAGGTATTCTTTTGTTGTCTGTATCTAATACCCTTCTTAATTCTCCTTGTACTATTGTTGCTAATCTTCTGCTTTCTTCACATCTACTTTTATAAAAGGTTTGAGCTCCGTAGTATTTTGATTGTGGAAAACTATTTAAATGTATCGTTAAAAATATATCGCAATTACCTTCATTGATTATTTCTTTTCTTTTTTTCAAATCCTCTGTTTTCTTCTGTTTTGTAGAACCAAGGTTCTCTGTATAAAGGCCTTTTTTATCATCTCTCGTTATAACTACAATTCCTCCACTTTGTTCAATAAATCTCTTTAGTTTTAATGCTATATTTAAGTTGATTTCATTTTCACTTATTCCATTTTTACCAACTGCCCCTGGATCGATCCCCCCATGTCCTGGATCTATGCCGATTACTTTACTTGTCATAGGCGAATATGAAGAAACCACTCTTTCCTTCATCAAAAAAACAAAAATTAATACTATTATTAAAAGTATTAAAAAACAATATATGTATTTATTTTTTATATATATAATTTTCAAAACAAATCCCCCCTAGACTATCTCAAGAATAGTATATTAAGGAAGGATTTGTCCTTATTACAAAAAAAATAAACACTGGAAATCCAGTGTTGTCCAGTTACACTAAAGTTTGCTTGTAGAAAATTCGCTGTATATCTTTCTTAATCAAACTTTGTTAGTCAATAATAAAATAAAACTTAATTTATTAGGATTTATTATCTGAACTATTATTTTTATATTTCATCATTGCATATATATTAACCATAGGCAAATTAATAGGAGGCATACCTGATAATGAGGTTACTGAAGTAATATATGCTCTTGATATTTGGGATAGTGTTGCTGTTCCATTTACTTCTAGCATTTCTTTAAATTTATCTATAGAAAGTTTACTCTTAGAACCAATAAAGTTCCCTCTCATTTTTAAATGAATTTTGAACGATTCACTTTCTTCGATTTTTCCAGTTAAATTCACAATAAAATCAACAATCCCTAAATAACCGTCTTCTAATTCATTACAACTTACAATTTCATAGTCCATATCATAATCAACCTTTATTACTTTATCTTTTGTATTCGATAAACTATTTTGTATAGAAAATTCGATTACTTTATTGTTTAAAAACTGAAAATCAGCCATTATTTTATTTGTTTTCATTATGCAGCAAACCCCTTTAACTCTTCTAATTCTTCACATAACTTTTTATTTGTTTCATTAGCTATCTTCTCTTCTTCTATATTATATTGAATTAATACATCAGTATGTTTTTCCTCAAAAGTTAATTCAAATTTCCAACCTAGTTTTTTAGAAATTTTAAATAAAAATTCTATCGAAGGATTATATTCTCCACTTTCCAGTTTTGAAACCATCGCCTGTGTTATGTCTAATTTATTAGCTAAGTCCTTCTGAGTCATATTATTATCCAACCTATAATTTATTATTTTACAAGCAATATCAACAAGCATATCAGATAATTCAAATTCTTGTTTTGTTTCCTCATCAACATCATTAAAAATGTCCCAAGGACTTTTTAAAATACCGTTTATTGACATATTCCTCACTCCTTATTATTAAGAACATTTATTATTTCATTTTTTCTAACTCTAGCAATTCTTTTACCGCTTTCATAATCAGATTTGTTTTTTTCCTCAAATACATTTAACAAGATTGCTTTACCATTTCCATTAATATCAATAAAAGAAAATAGAATTCTTATATTTTTTTCACCAAATAGTCTAATACTATATAAGTTATCTTCGTCAAGTAACTTCTCAAATAAATCACTATTACCAAGAAAACATCTTGTTTTTAAACCTTCCAAAAATCTTAGACTCTTTTGGTATTTACTCAAAAATGTTTTTTTATATCCACTACTTTCAATAATATCTTCCAGTTCATTATTTAAAGTATAATAAATTTTTATATATTCAGTCGGATATTCTGAATCAAAAGGATAAATAATATTATCAAGTACTTTTTTCTCGTTCACTATTTAGTATCTCCCTTTAATAACATTATATAACTTATAAGTTATATTTGCAACTTGTTTTATATTTTTAATCTCTCTTAAAGGAAATTTTATCATAAATTGCTTAATAATTAAAGTAAGATGCTTTTTATGGTAACTTTAGTTTGCTCATCCAATGACAAAGCCTGCTCACCTTGAAAGTTAGTGATTGCAATGTCCATCGCCCATAATGATATTTGAATTACAAAGTTTGCTCGTGGATAAACAGGCATAATTATACTTAAATGTAAATATGATATTCATAGGATGGATATCATATTTACATTTTTATGTATATTGATTTTACTGACCTGCGAGGGATTATAGTTTCTTAATTTGGAGGATTCTTTCTGGGAGATGAGATTATTTTCCACAAATAAAATGCACCAGTCTGGCGAATTATAGTCGTACTTCTCTCTCAACATTACATATTTATCAGACGCCATCAATAAAGGTTTATTGTTTATCTGAGACATCATCTTTCACTCCTCAACCAGTCTTTTGTTTGTCAAGTATTAATCGAATTACATCCAAGAACTATTTAAAAACATAACTAATACTATGACATCATAATTAAAATCTTTTTATAAGTTTCTTAATATATTAAACTCACCAAATACTTTATCTAAAATATTATTCGATTCCAACTGTAATAAATCAGTTGTTGTATAAACTACTCTTTTAACTCCCCAATATTTGTTCTTAATATTCTCAGTTTCAGGTTCAGAAATGAAATAAACATTAGTATTATCTAAATTCTTTTCTTTAAAATTGCTTCCTTGACAATCTATTGGTTCAGAAAATACCCAATATGCTGTAGGTGATATTGCACCTTTAGTCCATTGAGATATATTTTCATATTCAAATTTTGACAAGTAAACTATCGGAGTATCTTCAAAACTTAATTCCATTGCAAATATAGGTCCATTTTTCCAATCATTTTCTAACTTTTTATCATTTTGTAACTGATATAACTTTATAAAACTGCGAATAAACCATCCACCGTAGTATGAATCTGATTTATATCTTAAAAACTTATCTGTTACAGCCTCATAGCCACAATCATTGGCGATAGAATCACAATACCTCATTAATTTATCTACATTTTCATATATCTTGTCTATAACATTAAATGCATTTTTAATATTCTCACTTAAATTCATAATACCGTTCTACAAAACCTACTCAAATATATCAAAATATATTTATACAAATAGATTTTGCTCAAGAAGTATCACCTTCTCGATTTAATTCATCCATATATTAGATTTCTCTAACGTATGGCCAGTAAATAGAATTTTACTTTTTTTAAAATTCCATTTAGCTGTATATGTTGAGTTGTATAAATCCCAATCAACATAGTCCGAACCAGACAATAATTTATCTTTTTTAGCTATATTAACACTACTGTTTATATCTCTTGATAATTTAGTTTTACATTTTTGACATGTAAATTCTCTTATCTGTGGATCTTTTTTTTCTTTATTTCCACATATACAACAATTTTTAGTTGTATCTTTTTCGTCTACTTTTGAATAGTGTTTACCGCTTCTTTCCATTACCCATTTTAGTATGTTTCTAAATTCTCCTATTATTTCTTGATTTAACATGCTTCTATGCATATTATCATAAGTTGCAGTATTAAGACTAGGAGTATAGTCTCCTATTGCTACATAGTCATAGTTTTTTGCTATCCAATTAGCAATGCTATAACAACTTGACTTTATTTGTTCTCGTCTCTTGTGGTAAGCATTGTCTAATGCTTTGTTTAGCTTTGTCCATCTTTTGCTTGGTAGGTAATAGCTTCTCCCTGTTTCTGTTTCTATTAGTTTTGATTTTCTGCTGCATAAATCTCTCTTTGATTTTATTTCATCTATTACTTTGTCCCAATATTTTGTTTGTGGCAGTTTTTCAAATTCATAACTTACTCCAGTATTGTCTATGGCTACAAAGAAGTTTTTATGATTTTGGTCTATTGCTATCCATTTGTTTGTTTCTTTTTTGTCTATGTCTTTTCTTTCTATACAAAATATTGCATAGAATTTGTTGCCTTGTTGTTTGCATAATCTGAAGTTTTTTATTTTGTCTGTGTTTCTTAAATTTAAATTTTCTTTTAGTTTTCCTATTACTTTTATTCTTTTATTTTCTTTATTTATTCCTAAGGTTATTTGTAAATTTTTGTTTTCTATTAGTTTAAAGCCTTTGTTTGGTTCATCATAATATAGTGAAAACCAATGTTTTTTCCATGATTTGAATTTAGGATATCCTGTTTCATTGTTGAAAAATTTTTTGTATGTTTCTTTCAGTCTTATTGCTGTGTTTTTGAGTGGTGATGAATGTACTGAATTCAAAAAAATAAACTCTTGTTTTAGTATTGGAACTTGATTTCTTAAGTTCCTTCCTGTCAAGAGTTTTTTGTCATTATTATTTTCTTTATAATCTTTTATTGTCATTTCCAAAAGATAATTGTATAGCCAATTACATATTTTAGATTGTCCATCTAGAATTAACTCATCTTGTTTTGTAAAGATAACTTCTATTTTTCTATTGAATATCATTACATTCATTCACCGCCTTCGGCTATTTGAATAGTTCATCTTCCCATCTTCTTAGAGTTGATTTTGCAACTCCTAAATATTCACTTGCTTCTTTTATAGTAAGTTTTATGATAATCACCCCTTACTATAAAGTATAATATAAATTTATTTAATATGCAATGTTTTTAAGTAATTTTAATTAGTTTTAAGTATACTGTTTTAATCCCCCAGTTAATGACATCCATCCATTAATCATGAAAAGTTTTAAACCAGCGTTCAATTTTACCTTTTAACCGAGGTGAATTAGGGGTTATTTTTCATAAAGAAAAAACGCCAGATTGGTTTTCCAATCTGACGTTTTGTATCTTTCTTGAACAAACTTTGTAATTCCAAACAAACTCGCTTGGAAATCCAGTGTCTATCTCTTTGAGAATTGTGGTGCTCTTCTTGCTTTTTTAAGACCATATTTCTTTCTTTCTTTCATTCTTGGGTCTCTAGTCAAGTATCCAGCTTTCTTAAGTACTGGTCTTAATTCACTATCAGCTTCTAATAGTGCTCTAGAAATACCATGTCTAATTGCTCCTGCTTGACCAGTAAATCCACCACCGTTTACATTAACTATTACATCATATTTATCTAATGTATCAGTTATTTCTAATGGTTCTCTAACAAGAACTTTTAATGTATCGAAATTAAAATACTCATCTATATCTTTTTTGTTAACAGTTATATTTCCACTGCCAGGAACTAATCTAACTCTAGCAACAGATTTTTTTCTTCTACCTGTTCCGAAATATTGTACTTTAGCCACTTACAGTCCTCCTTTCCTCAAAAACTAGAACTCATAAACAACTGGTTTTTGAGCTTCATGATTGTGTTCAGATCCTCTATATACCTTTAATTTTCTACCCATTGATCTTCCTAAACTGTTCTTTGGAAGCATACCTTTAACTGCTAATTCAATAGCTTTTTCTGGTTTTTCTTTCATCAATCTATCATAAGAAATTTCCCTTAATCCTCCTGGATATCCTGTATGATACTTGTAACTCTTTTGTTGTAGTTTCTTTCCAGTCAATCTAACTTTATCAGCATTGATAACTATAACATAATCACCAGTATCAACATGAGGAGTATATATAGGTTTATTTTTTCCACTTAAAATTTTTGCAATTTCACTTGCTAGTCTACCTAGAACTTTTCCTTCTGCATCTATTATATACCATTTTCTTTCAACTTCATTTGGTTTTGCCATATAGCTTTTCATCTATTTCCCTCCTTACTTCAACCTTGTTTCGTTTATATGTCAAAATCCGGGGCTAGTGGATTTTTTCATTCAAACACTCTTATATATTGTAATACAAGGGACCTAGTGTGTCAAGAATTAATAGAAAACTTTTTCTAAATATAGTCCATTTGCAGGTGCAGTGTGACCTGCAGACATTCTATTCTTTGATTTTATTATTTGAGAAATACTATCTTTCTCTTTTTTCCCATTTCCAACTTCTACTAATGTCCCTACTATTATTCTAACCATATTATATAAAAAACCATTGCCTTCTACCTGAAATATTATCAAGCTATCTTGTTTAGTTATAGAAATAGAATGAATAGTTCTTACTGTATCTTCTATCTCACTACCTGATGACATAAAAGCTTTAAAATCATGAGTACCTAAAAATTGCTCTTTAGCTACATTCATCTTTTCAAAATCTAATTCATATGGTATGTGATAAGCATAATTTTTATATAGTGGACTTCTAATAGGTCTATTGTATATTAAGTATCTATATCTTTTACCTATTGCGTCGTATCTTGAATGAAAATCTATAGGTACCTCTTCCGATTTTGTAATAGCTATATCTAAAGGAAGTTGGCTATTTATTGCATATGAAAATTTGTCCTCAGGAATTTTAGAATTAGTTATAAAGTTGGCCACTTGACCCTTAGCGTGTACACCACTATCTGTTCTACCAGATCCAATTAGATTTACATTCTCTTTAGTAATATTATTTATTGCCTTAACTATTTCACCTTGGACAGTTATTGCATTTGGCTGTACTTGCCAACCATGATAATTTGTACCTTCATATTCAATAGTAAGTTTTATATTCCTCATTGAAATCCCTCTATATATACCTTGTTGCTATTATTATTCCAAAAAATACAGTCATTATTATAAGTGCCACATAATCATGCTTTACCATTTTTATTTCATTGAGTCTAGTTCTATTATCTCCACCTCTATAACATCTAGCTTCCATTGCCATAGCTAGTTCATCTGCTCTTCTAAATGCATTTACAAACAATGGAACCAATAGTGGTACTAAATTTTTAGCTCTATTTAATATATTTCCACTTTCAAAATCAGCACCTCTAGCCATTTGAGCTTTCATAATCTTGTCTGTTTCTTCTAATAGGGTTGGTATAAATCTTAATGCTATAGTCATCATCATGGCCAATTCATGAGCTGGAAGTCCAATTACTTTTAATGGTGAAAGCAATTTTTCTATACCATCTGTTAGTGATATAGGAGATGTAGTCAATGTTAACAATGAAGTACCCATTATAAGAAATATTAGTCTCAATGCCATAAAAGTAGCTTGTCTTAAGCCTTCTTCTGTTACAGTTAATGGTCCAATATTGAACAACTCTACACCCTTTGTCATAAATAGATTTATAAAAAAGGTAATTAAAATAATAAATGTCAATGGTTTTAGACCTTTAACTACATATTTTATTGGTACACCTGATAGTTTTATAATTGTAAGTATAAGTCCTAGGACCAATAAATAGGGATAAAACTTGTTTATAAAAAAAAGCGAAATGATAAATGCAAAGGATATTATTATCTTTACTCTAGGATCTAATCTGTGTATAATCGTTTGTCCCGGAAAATATTGTCCTATAGTTATGTCTTTAATCATTGGCCTTTCTCCTTAAATATTTTAATAACTCTTCTTTAGCTTCCTCTATAGTTAGTATATCATCAGAAATAGGATTTCCCTTTTCTTTATATACTTTCATGAATTTTGTCACCTGAGGTATGCCTAGTCCTAAATCTTCTAACTTATTTGAACTCTTGAAAACTTCTCTTGGTGGTCCATCCATGGCTATTTTTCCACTATGCATAACTACTATTCTGTTTACCAGTTTTGCCACATCCTCCATACTATGAGAAACTAGAATAATAGTTATATTACCTTTTTTATATAATTCAAAAATTTCTCCTAATATTTCATCTCTACCCTTTGGATCTAAACCTGCTGTAGGTTCATCTAGTACTAAAACCTTTGGTTCCATAGCTAAAACACCAGCAATAGCTACTCTTCTCTTTTGTCCTCCACTCAATTCAAATGGTGATCTGTCTTTTAGTGTATCGTATTCAAGGCCTACTAAATCCATCGCCTTCATTACTCTTCTTTCTACCTGTTCATCACTTAGTCCTAAGTTTTTAGGTCCAAAAGCTATATCTTTAAACACAGTTTCTTCAAATAGTTGATATTCTGGATATTGAAAAACTAAACCAACCTTTTGTCTCACTTCTTTTAATTTAGCACCTTTTTCAGTTATATCTATACCATCAACTATTATTTTTCCACTACTAGGTTTCGCTAAACCATTTAAATGCTGTATGAGTGTAGACTTTCCAGAACCAGTATGTCCAATAAGGCCTATAAATTCTCCTTCATTAATATCTATATTGATTCCATTTAAGGCTTTAGTTTCAAAGGGAGTATTTGGATTGTATACATATGTTAAGTTTTCAATTTTTATAATCATAATGCCATCACCAATTCCTCAATAGTCAAAATGTCATCAGGCACATCTATTCCTTCTCTTCTCAACTCATAAGCTAATTCAGTAACTTGAGGAACATCAAGGCCTATTTTTTTCATCACATCTACTTGACTAAATATTTCTCTAGGACTTCCATCCATTATAATACTACCTTGTTCCATAACTACTATTCTATCAGCCTCTACTGCTTCTTCCATATAGTGGGTTATATGTACAATAGTCTTATGTTCTTCTCTGTTTAGTTTTCTAACTGTATTCATTACTTCTTTTC is a window of Anaerosalibacter sp. Marseille-P3206 DNA encoding:
- a CDS encoding 4Fe-4S dicluster domain-containing protein; this encodes MDKVRKFESDVQLIKYEVLKEVAKLAMDGTLDEEKDTIPFIIDPGPGPRIRCCIYKEREITKERVKLAMGGNTKRKNIIEVIEVACDECPVDRFFVTEACRGCLAHRCSEACPRGAITHIGGRAYIDQSKCIECGRCKEACPYNAIADIMRPCRRACNAGAITFNNETKKAMIDDEKCIQCGACITQCPFGAIMDKSYIVDIIELLKEAKTNDDLHVYAVVAPAIASQFTYANIEQVVCGIKKLGFYDVVEAALGADMVGLHEAKEFAETIDDKGLVTTSCCPAFVAYIKKNYPELEGKISNTVSPMIAMGRFIKHIDPKAKVIFIGPCVAKKREMMEPDLIGDIEYVMTFEELAAMLDAAEIDLENCNDGYLNNASYFGRIFARSGGVTEAVKHVVEDEEIEVDFRPVVCNGIKDCDKALKMAKVNRLDGNFIEGMACVGGCVAGPASLHHGSKDKNEVDKYGKLALEEDVKSSLRIFEVQHIDLDRK
- a CDS encoding SpoIIE family protein phosphatase produces the protein MTYFVDIAYNSITKYGEELCGDKVEIIRQRDKAIVVMADGLGSGVNANILSTFTSKTAITMLKEGASIYETIDTIINALPVCKARKLAYSTFTIVEIFDDGKAYVAEYENPPIYLFRDGKIIPLEKEEIVINGTTVKKSYIQLEIDDLLVIISDGVVHAGVGGALNLGWQWKNVGEYLNRNSQNERSARKISRNLVDICQYLYMDKPGDDTTVVSIKIRKPEIVDLFTGPPKDLSKDSEAIIKFMKGSGKKVVCGGTAAKIVARELNKRVIPNMEFIDPEIPPIAEIEGIDLVTEGVITLNKAIEKIKKYIDSPNRDNLAQSLNKEDGASKLAKILIEECTHLNLWFGKAVNPAHQNPDFPIDLSVKLKIVHELIRTMEKLGTKVSLRYV
- a CDS encoding (2Fe-2S) ferredoxin domain-containing protein, with amino-acid sequence MVTLNVCIGSACHIKGSYNVINSFQDIIKNRGLDDRVVVKAAFCLGECTKAVSVKIDDEEEIYSVNESNSEEFFDNHVVRRL
- the cwlD gene encoding N-acetylmuramoyl-L-alanine amidase CwlD, which translates into the protein MKIIYIKNKYIYCFLILLIIVLIFVFLMKERVVSSYSPMTSKVIGIDPGHGGIDPGAVGKNGISENEINLNIALKLKRFIEQSGGIVVITRDDKKGLYTENLGSTKQKKTEDLKKRKEIINEGNCDIFLTIHLNSFPQSKYYGAQTFYKSRCEESRRLATIVQGELRRVLDTDNKRIPQEREDVYLLKEVDVPSILVECGFLSNSREEKLLSDERYQEKIAWAIYVGIMKYINESN
- a CDS encoding protein-export chaperone SecB — encoded protein: MKTNKIMADFQFLNNKVIEFSIQNSLSNTKDKVIKVDYDMDYEIVSCNELEDGYLGIVDFIVNLTGKIEESESFKIHLKMRGNFIGSKSKLSIDKFKEMLEVNGTATLSQISRAYITSVTSLSGMPPINLPMVNIYAMMKYKNNSSDNKS
- a CDS encoding helix-turn-helix transcriptional regulator; translation: MSINGILKSPWDIFNDVDEETKQEFELSDMLVDIACKIINYRLDNNMTQKDLANKLDITQAMVSKLESGEYNPSIEFLFKISKKLGWKFELTFEEKHTDVLIQYNIEEEKIANETNKKLCEELEELKGFAA
- a CDS encoding RNA-guided endonuclease InsQ/TnpB family protein; the protein is MNVMIFNRKIEVIFTKQDELILDGQSKICNWLYNYLLEMTIKDYKENNNDKKLLTGRNLRNQVPILKQEFIFLNSVHSSPLKNTAIRLKETYKKFFNNETGYPKFKSWKKHWFSLYYDEPNKGFKLIENKNLQITLGINKENKRIKVIGKLKENLNLRNTDKIKNFRLCKQQGNKFYAIFCIERKDIDKKETNKWIAIDQNHKNFFVAIDNTGVSYEFEKLPQTKYWDKVIDEIKSKRDLCSRKSKLIETETGRSYYLPSKRWTKLNKALDNAYHKRREQIKSSCYSIANWIAKNYDYVAIGDYTPSLNTATYDNMHRSMLNQEIIGEFRNILKWVMERSGKHYSKVDEKDTTKNCCICGNKEKKDPQIREFTCQKCKTKLSRDINSSVNIAKKDKLLSGSDYVDWDLYNSTYTAKWNFKKSKILFTGHTLEKSNIWMN
- a CDS encoding MerR family DNA-binding transcriptional regulator, coding for MIIIKLTIKEASEYLGVAKSTLRRWEDELFK
- the rpsI gene encoding 30S ribosomal protein S9, with product MAKVQYFGTGRRKKSVARVRLVPGSGNITVNKKDIDEYFNFDTLKVLVREPLEITDTLDKYDVIVNVNGGGFTGQAGAIRHGISRALLEADSELRPVLKKAGYLTRDPRMKERKKYGLKKARRAPQFSKR
- the rplM gene encoding 50S ribosomal protein L13, with protein sequence MKSYMAKPNEVERKWYIIDAEGKVLGRLASEIAKILSGKNKPIYTPHVDTGDYVIVINADKVRLTGKKLQQKSYKYHTGYPGGLREISYDRLMKEKPEKAIELAVKGMLPKNSLGRSMGRKLKVYRGSEHNHEAQKPVVYEF
- the truA gene encoding tRNA pseudouridine(38-40) synthase TruA yields the protein MRNIKLTIEYEGTNYHGWQVQPNAITVQGEIVKAINNITKENVNLIGSGRTDSGVHAKGQVANFITNSKIPEDKFSYAINSQLPLDIAITKSEEVPIDFHSRYDAIGKRYRYLIYNRPIRSPLYKNYAYHIPYELDFEKMNVAKEQFLGTHDFKAFMSSGSEIEDTVRTIHSISITKQDSLIIFQVEGNGFLYNMVRIIVGTLVEVGNGKKEKDSISQIIKSKNRMSAGHTAPANGLYLEKVFY
- a CDS encoding energy-coupling factor transporter transmembrane component T family protein; the encoded protein is MIKDITIGQYFPGQTIIHRLDPRVKIIISFAFIISLFFINKFYPYLLVLGLILTIIKLSGVPIKYVVKGLKPLTFIILITFFINLFMTKGVELFNIGPLTVTEEGLRQATFMALRLIFLIMGTSLLTLTTSPISLTDGIEKLLSPLKVIGLPAHELAMMMTIALRFIPTLLEETDKIMKAQMARGADFESGNILNRAKNLVPLLVPLFVNAFRRADELAMAMEARCYRGGDNRTRLNEIKMVKHDYVALIIMTVFFGIIIATRYI